One Brassica napus cultivar Da-Ae chromosome C4, Da-Ae, whole genome shotgun sequence genomic region harbors:
- the LOC106396340 gene encoding CASP-like protein 5A2 isoform X2 → MEDIQGMPATLLGLALRFFQFFFAAVSLSVMASTNDFPSVSAFCHLVAATGLQSLSSLALATVDVYAIMVKRSLQNRRLVSLFAVGDGVTSTMTFAAACASAGITVLIDNDLNSCSANHCVQFETSTALAFISWFARLNTRSVPTRVHIVTGFFFLLIWSLYLTFFKNPVLGNHCSFCCRNTDQETYYAKWLQS, encoded by the exons ATGGAAGATATACAAGGGATGCCTGCAACGTTACTCGGACTCGCACTTCGTTTCTTCCAGTTCTTCTTCGCAGCTGTTTCTCTCTCCGTCATGGCCTCTACCAACGATTTCCCTTCCGTTTCCGCCTTCTG CCATCTAGTTGCAGCCACTGGCCTGCAGAGCTTGTCGAGTCTTGCACTAGCCACAGTTGATGTCTATGCCATTATGGTCAAGCGTTCCCTACAAAACCGTCGACTCGTTAGCCTGTTTGCTGTTGGTGATGGG GTGACATCGACGATGACTTTTGCAGCGGCTTGTGCATCGGCAGGGATAACGGTTCTGATAGACAACGATCTGAATAGCTGCTCGGCAAACCACTGTGTTCAGTTTGAAACATCAACTGCATTAGCCTTCATTAGCTGGTTTGCTAGACTGAACACGAGATCTGTTCCCACCCGTGTACATATAGTGACTGGTTTTTTCTTCCTTCTTATTTGGAGTTTGTATTtaactttcttcaaaaaccCAGTACTTGGAAACCATTGTTCGTTTTGTTGTCGTAACACTGACCAAGAAACTTACTATGCAAAATGGTTGCAGTCTTGA
- the LOC106396340 gene encoding CASP-like protein 5A2 isoform X1 yields the protein MQMSVSNASVHPVEAPPPAAAPAGAGTQAPRVRMEDIQGMPATLLGLALRFFQFFFAAVSLSVMASTNDFPSVSAFCHLVAATGLQSLSSLALATVDVYAIMVKRSLQNRRLVSLFAVGDGVTSTMTFAAACASAGITVLIDNDLNSCSANHCVQFETSTALAFISWFARLNTRSVPTRVHIVTGFFFLLIWSLYLTFFKNPVLGNHCSFCCRNTDQETYYAKWLQS from the exons ATGCAAATGAGTGTGAGCAATGCATCAGTCCACCCGGTGGAAGCTCCTCCTCCAGCAGCAGCTCCAGCAGGAGCAGGTACACAAGCGCCACGTGTGAGGATGGAAGATATACAAGGGATGCCTGCAACGTTACTCGGACTCGCACTTCGTTTCTTCCAGTTCTTCTTCGCAGCTGTTTCTCTCTCCGTCATGGCCTCTACCAACGATTTCCCTTCCGTTTCCGCCTTCTG CCATCTAGTTGCAGCCACTGGCCTGCAGAGCTTGTCGAGTCTTGCACTAGCCACAGTTGATGTCTATGCCATTATGGTCAAGCGTTCCCTACAAAACCGTCGACTCGTTAGCCTGTTTGCTGTTGGTGATGGG GTGACATCGACGATGACTTTTGCAGCGGCTTGTGCATCGGCAGGGATAACGGTTCTGATAGACAACGATCTGAATAGCTGCTCGGCAAACCACTGTGTTCAGTTTGAAACATCAACTGCATTAGCCTTCATTAGCTGGTTTGCTAGACTGAACACGAGATCTGTTCCCACCCGTGTACATATAGTGACTGGTTTTTTCTTCCTTCTTATTTGGAGTTTGTATTtaactttcttcaaaaaccCAGTACTTGGAAACCATTGTTCGTTTTGTTGTCGTAACACTGACCAAGAAACTTACTATGCAAAATGGTTGCAGTCTTGA
- the LOC106396338 gene encoding double-stranded RNA-binding protein 2-like — translation MYKNQLQELAQRSCFNLPSYTCIREGPDHAPRFKATVNFNGEIFESPQYCSTLRQAEHSAAEVALGALSNRGPSHSLAARILDETGVYKNLLQEIAQRVGAPLPRYTTFRSGLGHQPVFTGTVELAGITFTGDQAKNKKQAEKNAAMAAWSSLKLLAKETSSTMPESENIDELEQVIIARALINYRIKENIGSGSSSSAPVPFAKRFFMQSPRPTSPQPGRAATSRILPFICPQPSSRSRSVERAIASALENRHYRPQQRFATPGTAPPYVSVRHLGSPCHRGMAPPVTIRTSVPVFSAPPPRLPPPSANTQQQQQQLPSVYVPSIMRAAPVRIAPPVTIRTAAPVFASVRKEEGPLPVRKVNIQNPPKSMTKVEETKVQEKEERTTLVLPDSLEIEEEGSAKPVSKSAKETERAEVKGEEETARERLENLKI, via the exons atgtacaaGAATCAGCTGCAAGAGCTCGCGCAgaggagctgcttcaatctccCTTCGTACACTTGCATAAGAGAAGGTCCAGACCACGCGCCGCGGTTCAAGGCCACCGTTAACTTCAACGGCGAGATCTTCGAGAGTCCTCAGTACTGTTCCACTCTCCGTCAGGCTGAGCACTCCGCTGCTGAAGTTGCTCTCGGTGCCCTCTCTAATCGCGGCCCTTCTCACTCTCTCGCCGCCAGGATCTTG GATGAGACGGGTGTGTACAAGAATCTGTTGCAAGAAATAGCTCAAAGAGTGGGAGCTCCTCTGCCGCGTTACACAACCTTCAGGTCTGGTCTCGGCCACCAGCCTGTGTTTACTGGTACTGTGGAGTTAGCTGGTATCACATTCACAGGAGATCAGGCTAAGAACAAGAAGCAAGCAGAGAAGAATGCTGCTATGGCTGCTTGGTCTTCCCTTAAACTAT TGGCGAAAGAAACTTCAAGCACAATGCCTGAGAGTGAGAACATTGACGAGCTAGAGCAGGTGATTATAGCAAGAGCCTTGATAAACTATCGTATTAAGGAAAATATTGGCAGTGGAAGCTCCTCGAGTGCCCCGGTTCCATTTGCAAAGAGATTCTTCATGCAGAGCCCTAGACCAACGAGTCCACAGCCTGGTCGTGCAGCCACATCGAGAATCTTGCCGTTTATTTGCCCGCAGCCTTCTTCTAGAAGCAGATCTGTTGAAAGAGCCATAGCGTCAGCTTTGGAAAACCGTCACTACCGACCTCAGCAGAGATTTGCAACTCCAGGAACAGCACCCCCTTATGTTTCTGTGAGGCATTTAGGATCGCCTTGCCACCGTGGTATGGCTCCACCGGTCACTATCAGAACCTCTGTACCGGTCTTCTCTGCACCACCTCCAAGGCTTCCTCCACCTTCTGCAAACactcagcagcagcagcagcagcttcCTTCTGTGTATGTCCCATCCATAATGCGTGCTGCACCGGTGAGAATCGCGCCACCTGTCACAATCAGAACGGCAGCGCCTGTGTTTGCTTCGGTTAGAAAGGAGGAAGGGCCTTTGCCTGTTAGAAAAGTGAATATCCAAAACCCTCCCAAGTCCATGACTAAAGTAGAGGAAACGAAGGTTCAAGAAAAAGAGGAAAGAACAACTCTTGTCTTGCCTGACAGTCTTGAaattgaagaagaaggaagtgCTAAACCAGTTTCAAAGAGTGCAAAGGAAACTGAGAGAGCAGAAGTGAAAGGAGAAGAGGAAACAGCGAGAGAGCGACTGGAGAATCTCAAGATCTGA